In Saccharolobus solfataricus, a genomic segment contains:
- the cas7a gene encoding type I-A CRISPR-associated protein Cas7/Csa2: MWISFSVRYLVNVEDLNNVESAGNYVRHRRAPLVFKDKDSYTVTYVPAVSGEMIAHGYQMNLVELALQRNLPVDSLAKQGILIKRGSDDKVHEGTKCTDEKGSDYELCVINEDIVEDVAGFMNPNKLVKRTSNVAFSYMVPAIDAVKASTISSQFHVRYANKELMDKYKNENIQSLYNIETASASYVLTGYLNVNSVGKTQNYPVKEVDKKKDREKAALDALMLTLTQFLFGAKLTRFKPIVEIEALFVSASEKPFNLPPVTGDIKKYIDLVNSTTDSFAKILNIKRPVVKYYLKEEKGNVNTPIDAFTVM, encoded by the coding sequence ATGTGGATATCCTTCTCCGTTAGGTATTTGGTAAACGTAGAAGATCTAAATAACGTAGAGTCTGCAGGGAACTACGTAAGGCATAGGAGAGCTCCATTAGTTTTTAAGGATAAAGACTCCTACACGGTAACATATGTGCCAGCAGTTAGTGGAGAAATGATAGCACATGGGTATCAAATGAATCTAGTCGAACTAGCGCTTCAAAGAAATCTACCAGTAGATAGTTTAGCTAAGCAGGGAATATTGATAAAGAGGGGTTCTGATGATAAGGTTCATGAAGGCACTAAATGCACTGATGAAAAAGGGTCGGATTACGAACTCTGCGTCATTAATGAGGATATAGTCGAGGATGTTGCTGGATTCATGAATCCAAACAAGCTAGTTAAGAGAACTTCAAATGTAGCCTTTAGTTACATGGTTCCTGCAATAGATGCAGTTAAAGCTTCAACAATATCTTCCCAATTTCACGTTAGGTATGCTAATAAAGAACTAATGGACAAATACAAGAACGAGAACATTCAATCCCTATATAATATCGAAACAGCGAGCGCATCGTATGTACTTACGGGTTACTTGAACGTTAACAGTGTAGGAAAGACACAAAACTATCCGGTAAAAGAAGTTGATAAGAAAAAGGATAGGGAAAAGGCTGCATTAGATGCCTTAATGTTAACTTTAACGCAATTCCTATTTGGCGCAAAGTTGACTAGATTTAAGCCCATAGTGGAGATAGAGGCCTTATTTGTTAGCGCTTCAGAGAAGCCTTTCAATCTACCACCCGTAACTGGAGACATTAAGAAATACATAGACCTTGTTAACTCTACAACGGATTCCTTCGCTAAAATTTTGAATATTAAACGGCCCGTAGTAAAGTACTATCTAAAGGAGGAGAAAGGTAACGTCAATACGCCAATAGATGCGTTTACGGTAATGTAA
- the cas1 gene encoding CRISPR-associated endonuclease Cas1, protein MDKKIAFVKDYGAYLKVEKGLITCKIKNQVKWSIAPTELHSIVVLTNSSISSEVVKVANEYGIEIVFFNKHEPYAKLIPAKYAGSFKVWLKQLTAWKRRKVEFAKAFIYGKVHNQWVTLRYYERKYGYNLTSQELDRLAREITFVNTAEEVMQKEAEAAKVYWRGVKSLLPKSLGFKGRMKRVSDNLDPFNRALNIGYGMLRKVVWGAVISVGLNPYIGFLHKFRSGRISLVFDLMEEFRSPFVDRKLIGLARESADKVTDLKTVYSLFSDVKEDEIYTQARRLVNAILNDEEYRPYLAK, encoded by the coding sequence ATGGATAAGAAAATAGCGTTCGTTAAGGATTATGGTGCCTATTTAAAGGTTGAGAAGGGATTAATAACCTGTAAGATAAAGAATCAAGTGAAGTGGTCCATTGCCCCTACAGAACTCCATTCCATAGTCGTTCTAACGAACTCCTCCATTTCATCTGAAGTGGTAAAGGTCGCAAATGAGTACGGAATAGAAATAGTTTTCTTCAACAAACATGAACCCTATGCAAAGCTAATCCCTGCGAAATACGCCGGTTCATTTAAGGTTTGGCTGAAACAGTTAACTGCTTGGAAGAGGAGGAAAGTCGAATTCGCAAAGGCGTTTATTTACGGTAAAGTTCACAACCAATGGGTTACGTTAAGGTATTATGAGAGGAAATACGGGTATAATCTAACGAGTCAAGAGTTGGATAGATTGGCTAGGGAAATCACGTTCGTTAACACTGCTGAGGAGGTGATGCAAAAAGAGGCTGAGGCTGCTAAGGTTTATTGGAGGGGAGTTAAATCTTTACTGCCTAAGTCCTTGGGATTTAAGGGGAGGATGAAGAGGGTTAGCGATAACTTAGATCCCTTTAATAGGGCCTTGAATATAGGTTATGGAATGCTGAGGAAGGTCGTTTGGGGGGCAGTGATATCAGTTGGATTAAATCCGTACATAGGGTTTTTACACAAGTTCAGGAGTGGTAGAATATCGTTAGTGTTTGACTTAATGGAGGAGTTTAGGAGTCCCTTTGTTGATAGGAAGCTAATTGGATTAGCGAGGGAGAGTGCGGATAAGGTAACTGACTTGAAAACAGTCTACTCTTTATTCTCTGACGTGAAGGAGGATGAGATTTACACTCAGGCTAGAAGGTTAGTTAACGCTATACTGAATGACGAGGAATACAGACCATACCTAGCGAAGTGA
- the csa5 gene encoding type I-A CRISPR-associated protein Csa5 translates to MEASEPVAETISKRFWTLIKMLRFYVVLRRFGYIDPLIYSIDPKQIKDVLSEALREFVSYTSSSSSRSIVIYDDPKNPVTAQAPCLVVAKRDEIPQNFPSIYRYTIYKIDKSSEYCISPLVVNDKYATLITPNESVIKEFFDKLDSNIQYARVLASLAVGGE, encoded by the coding sequence ATGGAAGCGTCAGAACCAGTTGCGGAAACTATCTCGAAAAGGTTTTGGACATTAATAAAGATGTTGAGGTTTTACGTTGTGCTTAGGAGGTTTGGCTACATAGATCCCTTAATATATTCCATTGATCCGAAGCAAATAAAGGATGTATTGTCAGAGGCATTGAGAGAATTCGTTTCTTATACTTCCTCCTCATCTAGTAGAAGCATTGTTATTTATGATGATCCGAAAAATCCGGTAACTGCTCAAGCCCCTTGTCTAGTCGTAGCTAAGAGGGATGAGATTCCCCAAAACTTTCCCAGTATTTATCGGTATACAATTTACAAGATTGATAAATCTAGTGAGTACTGCATTTCTCCCCTTGTGGTAAATGATAAGTACGCTACACTTATTACACCTAATGAGTCAGTTATAAAGGAATTTTTTGATAAATTGGATTCAAATATTCAATACGCTCGAGTTTTAGCCTCACTTGCAGTTGGAGGTGAATAA
- the cas5a gene encoding type I-A CRISPR-associated protein Cas5a, which yields MKGVVIFGIHHWGFSVRVPRTSAGGSSYIVPPITTILGALSRGYCSDYAVKNNVSCTKEFIDKFSSDLFWVTYGTEEHMLMPYSDLLREERVPYRQSKNRSLDHVSDWFGVSAFGKVYCENVNFSILLLLNKENSEFWSKLGWQIISLGTKESLVTITDVKVVDVEESSDEDIYTIYYIPAECLTNTEEFEVVNMPVKSVYELSSKPSIGVFSNFLVPRKTPFIGGKVKVKKSNVRGDICKVYKMADKYVITFKEGLEKWYSK from the coding sequence ATGAAAGGTGTTGTTATTTTCGGTATTCACCATTGGGGTTTTTCAGTTAGAGTTCCCAGAACTTCCGCAGGTGGAAGTTCTTATATTGTTCCTCCCATAACGACTATTTTGGGTGCGTTAAGTAGAGGTTACTGTAGTGATTACGCTGTTAAGAACAACGTTTCTTGTACTAAGGAGTTCATAGATAAATTCTCATCTGATCTCTTCTGGGTTACTTACGGTACTGAGGAACATATGCTAATGCCCTATTCAGATCTCTTGAGGGAGGAGAGAGTACCATATAGACAGTCAAAGAATAGAAGTTTGGATCACGTAAGTGATTGGTTTGGAGTTTCAGCATTTGGAAAAGTTTACTGTGAAAACGTAAATTTTAGTATATTATTGCTACTGAACAAGGAAAATTCCGAATTCTGGAGTAAATTGGGTTGGCAAATAATATCATTAGGCACAAAGGAGTCGTTAGTTACAATAACTGATGTAAAGGTAGTTGACGTAGAGGAAAGTAGTGATGAGGATATTTATACGATATACTATATACCGGCAGAATGTTTAACAAATACAGAAGAGTTTGAAGTAGTGAACATGCCCGTAAAGAGCGTGTATGAGCTTTCCAGTAAGCCGAGTATTGGAGTTTTCTCAAATTTCTTAGTCCCAAGGAAGACTCCATTTATAGGAGGAAAGGTAAAGGTTAAGAAGAGTAACGTGAGAGGAGACATATGCAAGGTTTATAAAATGGCTGATAAATACGTGATAACCTTTAAGGAGGGATTAGAGAAATGGTATTCAAAATAA
- the cas2 gene encoding CRISPR-associated endonuclease Cas2, with the protein MAMLYLIFYDITDDNLRNRVAEFLKKKGLDRIQYSVFMGDLNSSRLKDVEAGLKIIGNRKKLQEDERFFILIVPITENQFRERIVIGYSGSEREEKSNVVW; encoded by the coding sequence ATGGCAATGCTTTACCTAATATTTTACGACATTACTGATGATAATCTTAGGAATAGGGTTGCTGAGTTCTTGAAGAAGAAGGGGTTGGATAGAATACAGTATAGTGTGTTCATGGGGGATTTAAACTCGTCTAGGCTTAAGGACGTTGAGGCTGGATTGAAAATAATTGGCAATAGGAAGAAGCTTCAAGAGGATGAGAGATTTTTCATACTTATTGTTCCAATAACTGAAAATCAATTTAGAGAGAGGATTGTGATAGGTTACTCTGGAAGTGAAAGAGAGGAGAAAAGTAACGTTGTGTGGTAG
- the cas6 gene encoding CRISPR-associated endoribonuclease Cas6, with the protein MIYTLTFRLKPSNDVIIPPFSSKLSRTLFLSFSPTYSKIIESKEPNKPLRITVVKDQGKPLYSNGKSKVVLKAENTYTFIVNTLLEDVVKEVIRVESVNREIYNTSFHVELVNVSVKENVMAEDARFYRVHFKTPTLLQPPRPRMKRKENRYVLFPYVPLLFYSIASHWNRYMDKKIVGVTGSKTLYYFREVNYRIRPMTAYYGNIPNKGFVGWVVFELSARKGSKIRENIRRLLDYVNYFGVGKSRNIGFGEVEVKSLNG; encoded by the coding sequence GTGATTTACACACTTACATTTCGATTAAAACCCTCAAATGACGTAATTATTCCACCCTTCTCTTCTAAGCTCAGTAGGACGTTATTCTTATCCTTTTCCCCCACGTACTCGAAGATTATAGAGAGCAAGGAGCCGAACAAACCCTTGAGGATAACTGTTGTAAAGGACCAAGGCAAACCCTTGTACTCAAATGGGAAGAGTAAAGTGGTGCTAAAGGCAGAGAACACCTACACTTTTATCGTAAACACTCTATTGGAGGATGTGGTAAAGGAGGTAATAAGGGTTGAGAGTGTCAATAGGGAAATTTATAACACTAGTTTTCACGTAGAGTTGGTGAACGTTTCAGTAAAGGAAAACGTCATGGCAGAGGACGCCAGATTTTACAGAGTTCACTTCAAGACGCCTACGCTTTTACAACCCCCTAGGCCTAGGATGAAAAGAAAAGAGAACAGATACGTGTTATTCCCTTACGTTCCACTCCTCTTCTACTCTATAGCCTCCCACTGGAATAGATATATGGATAAGAAGATCGTTGGAGTTACTGGTAGTAAGACGTTATACTACTTTAGAGAGGTGAACTATAGGATAAGACCTATGACTGCTTATTACGGAAACATACCCAATAAGGGGTTTGTGGGATGGGTTGTGTTTGAGTTGAGTGCTAGAAAAGGCAGTAAGATAAGGGAGAACATTAGGAGGCTATTGGATTACGTAAATTACTTCGGCGTGGGAAAGAGTAGGAACATTGGCTTTGGAGAGGTAGAAGTAAAATCACTTAATGGTTAA
- the cas3 gene encoding CRISPR-associated helicase Cas3' — protein MRKGIQKVLDILNCRDNSIYYECEDVNFILTFPTGYGKTTLSLEIVRMIDLKPTQNFSRLIHVVPTRSLAKDIQNSACERGLGFAVQYSFTPSHIKSPLFLAKFIITTYDSFLLNLYKASIGEPFSYHGHYDLPRFGIYTSLVHFDEFHLMNEGNSWTSLLGAVRHLSKVGVNMILSSATPSKSVEEELIRMMENRKVVRLAVVNEYGESVKNRNCVKVSEGYYECEVGSVKYTSVEVEDKINAPDININFLDKEDDVLGVVRRNKDKKIMVIVNTVDKAITLYEKLRDLSPCLIHSRFKIGDRDEKLRKECNIIIATQVIEVGVNISSEVMITEQAPITSIVQRVGRLLRDNKKDKGELYIWKSGNYYPYDKDEVENTIKELESKKNDISLKVPSSYGEIVDRVIKPPRGDPDLLRELDNIAENLFATREDLEKLLDKYCTLTNSYVINVAYDTPASERDLIPLDGDLALKIAIKGNDCVYAYVEEYKPERKVAVDKVNVRETCVEIAKPCRDYRKVFYDGDKRYIIYALKIDKELYDEETGLRLRK, from the coding sequence ATGAGGAAAGGGATACAGAAAGTCTTGGACATTCTCAACTGTCGTGATAATTCAATTTATTATGAATGTGAAGACGTGAACTTCATTCTAACGTTCCCAACTGGTTACGGAAAAACCACGCTTTCTTTGGAAATCGTCCGAATGATTGACCTAAAGCCCACCCAAAACTTCAGTAGGTTAATTCACGTTGTTCCTACTAGGTCGTTGGCAAAGGATATTCAGAATTCAGCTTGTGAAAGAGGATTAGGATTTGCAGTTCAATACTCCTTCACTCCCTCTCACATAAAATCCCCACTTTTCTTAGCAAAGTTCATCATAACGACTTACGATTCGTTCTTACTAAACTTGTATAAGGCGTCAATAGGAGAGCCTTTCTCATATCACGGTCATTACGATTTGCCCAGATTTGGAATATACACTTCTCTAGTACACTTCGATGAATTCCACTTAATGAATGAGGGAAATTCATGGACCTCTCTGTTAGGGGCAGTTAGGCACTTATCTAAAGTGGGAGTGAATATGATACTCTCATCAGCTACGCCCAGTAAGAGCGTGGAGGAGGAATTAATCAGAATGATGGAGAACCGGAAAGTAGTTAGATTGGCAGTTGTAAACGAGTACGGCGAATCTGTGAAAAATAGGAATTGTGTGAAAGTGAGTGAAGGTTACTATGAGTGTGAAGTGGGAAGCGTGAAGTATACTAGCGTAGAGGTAGAGGATAAGATAAATGCCCCTGATATAAACATCAATTTTCTTGATAAAGAGGATGATGTATTAGGAGTAGTTAGGAGAAACAAGGATAAGAAAATTATGGTCATAGTGAACACTGTTGATAAGGCAATTACGCTCTACGAAAAGTTAAGGGATTTGTCTCCTTGCTTAATACACTCGAGGTTTAAGATAGGTGATAGGGATGAGAAGTTGAGAAAGGAGTGTAATATTATAATTGCAACTCAAGTCATTGAGGTTGGCGTTAACATTTCCTCTGAGGTGATGATAACTGAACAAGCTCCAATAACCTCTATTGTACAGAGAGTTGGTAGGCTATTAAGAGATAACAAAAAGGATAAGGGGGAACTTTACATATGGAAGAGCGGGAATTATTATCCCTACGACAAAGATGAAGTTGAAAACACTATTAAGGAGTTGGAAAGTAAGAAAAACGACATATCCTTAAAGGTACCTTCAAGTTACGGAGAAATTGTAGATAGAGTTATAAAGCCTCCAAGAGGAGACCCTGATTTATTAAGAGAGTTAGATAATATAGCGGAGAACTTATTCGCAACTAGAGAGGACTTAGAAAAATTACTTGATAAGTACTGTACTTTAACTAACTCATATGTTATAAACGTAGCGTATGATACGCCAGCTTCAGAGAGGGATCTGATTCCACTTGACGGAGATTTGGCACTTAAAATAGCTATTAAGGGTAACGATTGTGTCTACGCTTACGTAGAGGAATACAAGCCGGAGAGAAAGGTAGCGGTTGATAAGGTAAATGTAAGGGAAACTTGTGTTGAAATAGCAAAACCTTGTAGAGATTATAGGAAAGTCTTTTATGATGGAGATAAACGCTATATAATATACGCACTGAAGATAGATAAAGAACTTTACGATGAGGAAACTGGGTTGAGGTTGAGGAAATGA
- the crn1 gene encoding CRISPR-associated ring nuclease Crn1 encodes MVKLVATLGKSPGGIAETLDNLISGNYVAPFEAKQIKVNELVVIRTEEVTESYYFLKTILLCCLDFTNVKEVSLPFDDISFPQDFITVRETVRKVLSTGDYLDFSGGRKAITAAAVLTARDVGAHLVTTIIDQDDYIRMNKRYEELKGKALSVYNKGQCLSYFCDLMSSKAKTIIFF; translated from the coding sequence ATGGTAAAGCTAGTCGCAACTTTGGGTAAGTCTCCGGGAGGGATAGCTGAGACTTTGGATAATTTGATCTCTGGAAATTACGTAGCTCCTTTTGAGGCTAAGCAAATCAAGGTTAATGAGCTTGTCGTAATAAGGACTGAAGAGGTGACTGAGAGCTATTATTTCCTGAAAACTATTCTTCTATGTTGTTTGGATTTCACTAACGTTAAGGAAGTGTCGTTACCGTTTGACGATATTTCCTTTCCCCAAGATTTCATAACTGTTAGGGAAACTGTTAGGAAGGTTTTGAGTACTGGAGATTATTTGGACTTCTCTGGAGGAAGAAAGGCAATTACGGCAGCTGCAGTATTGACAGCAAGGGATGTTGGGGCTCACTTGGTTACAACTATTATTGATCAAGACGATTACATTAGAATGAATAAGAGGTATGAGGAACTGAAGGGTAAGGCATTGTCAGTTTATAACAAGGGGCAGTGTCTAAGTTACTTCTGCGATTTGATGTCGTCTAAGGCTAAGACTATAATATTTTTCTAA
- a CDS encoding IS5-like element ISC1234 family transposase, producing MGVEGSTMARTLRHIPNLMYYPLPPIEDMPWREKWLTEIKPVLDAMDLERVLGEGALVYLKLLIVMVLYSCSYRDAVKMVNVNVVVAWFVGRKVGKSTLHDFVGRLYGVRKKLLEISFKLEEKCLPSYLPASAHLVDFMAWLVDSFLLDLPPGKRSVETFREKAELERREGNLERARKLLSLGRTKRRFEGRWTKKRGVSHYGLKAVAVISVSLFVRSITVKPANFSDKRFKSPLKGIKIADRGFSPSPTQLIAREKPFTTLRAHVEFFGTYLNAFWRPYGTTTWRNDVFLHVLGVIYNIKIFLAIQRRTPPERRAVQL from the coding sequence ATGGGAGTAGAGGGTAGTACCATGGCAAGAACATTAAGACACATACCAAACTTGATGTACTACCCTCTTCCCCCAATAGAGGATATGCCGTGGAGGGAAAAATGGTTAACGGAGATCAAGCCCGTGCTGGACGCCATGGATTTGGAGAGGGTCCTTGGCGAGGGCGCGCTGGTTTACCTGAAGTTGTTAATCGTCATGGTGCTCTATTCCTGCTCCTATAGGGACGCGGTGAAAATGGTCAACGTGAACGTGGTCGTGGCCTGGTTCGTGGGGAGGAAGGTGGGGAAGAGCACGCTGCACGACTTCGTGGGCAGGTTGTACGGGGTGAGGAAGAAGTTGTTGGAGATTTCCTTCAAGCTTGAGGAGAAGTGCCTACCCAGTTACCTCCCTGCGAGCGCGCATCTCGTGGACTTCATGGCGTGGCTAGTGGACTCCTTCCTACTGGACTTACCTCCTGGGAAGAGGAGCGTGGAGACCTTTCGGGAGAAGGCGGAGCTGGAGAGGAGGGAAGGTAACCTGGAGAGGGCCAGGAAGCTGCTCTCCCTGGGGAGAACCAAGAGGAGGTTCGAGGGAAGGTGGACCAAGAAGAGAGGGGTCTCGCACTACGGGCTCAAGGCAGTGGCCGTGATCTCCGTCTCCCTCTTCGTGAGGTCCATCACGGTGAAGCCGGCCAACTTCTCGGACAAGAGGTTCAAGTCACCGCTCAAGGGGATTAAGATCGCGGACAGGGGATTCTCTCCCTCCCCGACACAGCTCATAGCGCGGGAGAAGCCCTTCACTACCCTGAGGGCCCACGTGGAGTTCTTCGGCACCTACCTGAACGCGTTCTGGAGGCCCTACGGGACCACGACCTGGAGGAACGACGTCTTCCTTCACGTCCTGGGAGTGATCTACAACATCAAGATATTCCTCGCGATCCAACGGAGGACTCCTCCAGAACGTAGAGCCGTTCAGCTCTGA
- a CDS encoding CRISPR-associated endonuclease Cas3'', with product MTCWAFYGMETFKQHSLGILNFFRDNFSYIIPIISYRTGIDKETVRKSVEIGVSLHDIGKTSKYYDMSYFGHEFYSGYLVYKILRECCDSELKPLIALAAMSHHQGMEGRTLNEMILKGNYTRIPSFYELREECRNDIVEILGEIGVKVKDFPQKVTRSDVKSWFQKLNIKWKNLYVIILGPLMISDTVVANKNRGGDQYNKIIEEYEKWINVK from the coding sequence ATGACTTGTTGGGCATTTTACGGAATGGAAACTTTCAAACAACACAGTTTAGGTATACTCAATTTCTTTAGGGATAACTTCTCCTATATCATTCCAATTATATCATACAGGACTGGGATCGATAAGGAAACGGTGAGGAAGAGCGTGGAGATAGGCGTTTCCCTTCACGACATAGGTAAAACGTCTAAATACTATGATATGAGCTATTTCGGCCACGAATTTTACAGTGGGTATCTCGTTTACAAGATCCTACGAGAGTGTTGTGATTCAGAACTAAAACCGTTAATTGCACTGGCTGCAATGAGCCATCACCAAGGGATGGAGGGTAGAACGTTAAACGAGATGATCTTGAAGGGGAATTACACGAGGATTCCTTCATTTTACGAGTTGAGGGAAGAATGTAGAAATGATATCGTGGAAATACTAGGAGAAATTGGTGTGAAAGTAAAGGATTTCCCTCAAAAGGTTACTAGAAGTGACGTCAAGAGTTGGTTTCAAAAGTTGAACATTAAGTGGAAAAACTTATACGTTATAATCCTTGGACCGTTAATGATATCTGACACAGTTGTAGCTAACAAGAATAGGGGAGGGGATCAGTACAACAAAATAATAGAGGAATATGAGAAGTGGATAAACGTTAAATAA
- a CDS encoding clan AA aspartic protease encodes MDFELETEGIKVRAKVDTGFDGEIIVTKEIFDKIPYNSSDGTRICTASMECYSTFVKLVRTKFLGREITAEVLNSPVIEKNIIGEGLLKKVSAVINYKDNKIEDP; translated from the coding sequence TTGGACTTTGAGTTAGAAACTGAGGGTATAAAAGTTAGGGCTAAAGTAGACACTGGGTTTGATGGAGAAATCATTGTAACTAAGGAGATTTTCGATAAGATACCATATAATTCCTCTGATGGGACCAGAATTTGCACAGCTTCTATGGAGTGTTACTCTACTTTCGTAAAGTTAGTTAGGACTAAATTCTTAGGTAGAGAAATTACAGCTGAAGTTTTGAATTCTCCAGTTATAGAAAAGAATATAATCGGAGAGGGACTTTTAAAGAAAGTAAGCGCGGTTATAAACTATAAGGATAATAAGATAGAAGACCCTTGA